TGTTTCGGTTTCGCTGTCAACAGCAGAACCTACTGCGGCAAATAAGGCGGCATATAAAAGGTATCCCGACAGGAAATAAAACAGGAAACAAAATAAAATATATCCCACCTTAATAGTCGTCAGGGTCGCAATTATACCTGCCATGGGGCTTTGGGGTGAATTAAAGGCATGCCCAGCTATTTTCGACGATACAACAGATAAAATGATCCAGGCGGCAAATTGTGTCAGGCCAACCAGGCCTACACCTATAATTTTGCCCAGCATCAATTGAAAAGGTTTTACTGATGATATGATCACCTCTATGATGCGGCTTGTTTTCTCTTCAATTACGCCACGCATAACCTGGCCGCCGTAAATAAACAGCGAAATGTATATGAATATAGCGCAGGCAATTCCAACGGCTATGTTTGCACCAAGGTCGCTGCTCTTATCGCCAGTTTCGGTAATTTCTATCGTCTTTACGCTAAAGTTAGCCCTTTTTATTGAGTGGATAACCGCCGTATCAATATGGTGCTGAATCATGCTGTAATCGAAGGCTATGTTGCCCATTTGCTTTTCAATCTCATCGGTAAGCTGCATGGGCGATTTCTTTTTAGAGAAGATCTGCACGCTTCCTTTTTTTGCGTAATCCGCAGGGATATAAAGGGTAGAGATATTTTCGTCCTTTTTTGATTCTGCTTTATCTGCATTTAAATCTTTATGATTTACTACAAATTTGATGTTGGATACATCCCGGAATTTATCTACAAAAATTTTGCTGTCATCAACTACCGTAACTATCTGGAGTGTTGACAGGTTGTTGCTGTCTTTGGCTACTAAAGCGATAATAGCTCCCATCGCCAGGATTAATAAAGGCACCACAAAGATCATGATGATGAACGACTTTTTCCGCACCCTGGTAAGGTATTCGCGCTGGATAATCAGTAATACTTTATTCATGGCTTTTGTTGTTTGCGTTTACTTTTTCGATAAATATTTCATGCATGCCCGGTATTACTTCCTGCAACATATTGATGCGAACCTGGGGCATAAGGTATTGCAGTACATCATTTGAGGTATAACCTTCATTTAGTTTGATGCGGATGGTATGGTTATCATCATCCGTGATGGTATCGCCAATGATGTCGAACGGTTGGGCGCCGTTAAAGCTTAAACGCTGGCCTGCGTACTCAACCATATAGGTTTCGTTGCGGTAGGAGTTGCGGATGTTTTTAACGGTACCATCCAGTATTTTATGCGATTGATGGATAAGGGCGATAGCATCGCAAAGCTCCTCTACCGATTCCATGCGGTGGGTAGAGAACAGGATGGTAGCACCTTTTTTGTTCAGCTCCAGGATCTCGTCTTTAATGATTTCTGCATTTACCGGGTCGAAACCGCTGAAGGGTTCATCTAAAATAATCAGGTCGGGCTCATGTAACACGGTTGCCACAAACTGGGCTTTTTGCTGCATGCCTTTGGATAGTTCTTCAATCTTTTTTTTCCACCAGGTTTCCATGCCCAGCTTATCAAACCAAAACTTTAAACGTTTTTGGGCTTCATCGCGGCTGAGGCCTTTCAAGCGGGCCAGGTAAATCATCTGCTCGCCAATCTCCATTTTTTTGTACAGACCGCGCTCTTCGGGCAGATAGCCAATACGGTCTATATGCGATTGGTTGAGCTTTTGGCCGTTAAAAAAAACTTCGCCTGAATCCGGCGCGGTTATCTGGTTAATGATGCGGATAAGGGAAGTTTTGCCTGCGCCATTTGGTCCCAGCAGACCGAAAACCTGGCCGCTTTCTACCTCCAGGCTTACATCGTCTAACGCCCGGTGACCGGCGTATTGCTTAACAATATTGCGGATGCTTAACATGTTTTGATTAAGGTTTATTTTGTTAATTTATGGTTTAGATACGGGCAATTTTAAAATGTTACATGACACGCGAATTGTCACGAATTCATAAACACAAATTGATACGAATTTTATCGAATTACACGAATCAAGATTAAATGAATTCAATGCAATTCTTTCATCAGGTGCAATTTAGGCGTCTATTTATAAAAATCGTGTACGCCCCCCGCATTCGTGAAATTCGATAGAATTCGTGAAATTAGTGTGCTGGGATTAGTGCGCTTCTAACTGCTTAAAATCGAACCGGAGTACCTCAATAGCTTCTTTCTGCCGCGATATAATTACATACATATAGCCATTGTAGATGATAGTATGCGGATATCCGTATTGGCCGCCTTTCCATAACCCTTCTTTTTTAAGGTGGTAAAGTTGGTTTGCGATGATGTAGTTTTTATCGAACGATTGGCCATCTTTTGATAATGATAACACCAACGGGTTCCGGTCGTAATGATGTAGTGTATCGGGAATGCCTACGTAATAAAAACGCGTATCGGGCAAGCGGCCGAAGTGAAATTTGCTGTCGTTGTCAGAAAAAGGGACCTCTGCCGGGCGCGACCATGAACTGCCGTTATCCTTACTTTCGGTAAGCCATAATTTACCCTTCCAGCCTTTGCCGGTTACCCGTAGCAGCATGTGCAGCACGTTATCATCCGTCTGGAAAAACGAACCTTCGCAAAGCGGGGGCAAGCCAAGCCTGGCTGCGGGAGCATAAAAGGCAGCGGAGTTATCCTGGGTGTATAATGAATCGGGGTAAAAACTGCTGAGTTTCCAACCGGAGATACCGCGGCGATCATCGGTGTAAGGAAACAAAAAGTTACCGCTGATGATAAGCCGGCCGCTTGTGGTAGCCTCGGGGCCATGATTAGGGATTAGCGGCACATGCATGTCGATAGGATTGCTCCAGTGGAGACCATCTTTGCTGGTTTTGCCCCAAAGACGGGTGTTTTGGCGTTGTTTGGTGTACTCGCCGTAATAGGCAACCAGAGTGCCTTTGTATTGGTATAAGCCGGCGGCCGTTAACACGTTAAGTGTATCATTAACCTTGCCCGGAGATGCCAGGGCAACAGGTGCCGACCAATGTACAAAATCCTTCGATATAGCGTAAACCACACGCTGGCCCGGCGAATCCTCGTCGATGAGGCCATTGCTCCATATCGCGATGAATTTATCTTTAAAGTGGATGATGGAGGGGTGATGATTATACAGCCATTCCTTATCCGGCGAGTAGATCATCGACCGCTGGATGTTTAACTTGGGAACTCCGGCTTCGGTTTTATAGGTGTTGTGGATGGTTTGGGCCTGGACGTTGCCTGGCATGAAATTTATCAACCAAATAATTATGGCGGCAAAATATTTAACACGCACAGTGTTAAAATCTGATTTTGATGGGATATTCATTTATTGTGTTCGAAATTCGGAGATTGACCGGTTAAGTTCATCCTGGGTTTTTAAATATTTGGTTATCCCTATCAATGCATAACATAACGAAGCAGGTATAAATAACAGGCTAAACATGGCAATTTGTATAAATATTTGACCAATAAGCGCCATCATAACACCAGATGTAATATAAAACAAGAGGTAGGTCAAATAAGCAAGCGGGAACAAACCGTAAGGCAACCTAAGCTCGTCGTTACGCAATCCGAAAAATTGAATAATTAAGACGATGCTCATGATCATCATAAAAATGGATAGGAAGAATAATAACATGGCCCCATTGGTGTTGGGCGTTGCAAGGTCAGACAGCATGGTTATTATAAAATTAAATATGATGAAAATTATCAAACTACTGATGCACGCTTTTTTTTCATGAAAATGTTTTAACACATAAACCAGGTATATAAGCTGCGTATCAAAAAGTAACTCCCTAAACAGTGTGAAATAAAACGGTGGCCGCTGTTGGTTTAGCGCAAATAGGAGTGCGCCAATGATTGTAATAAAGTAAACGGCATTAACGGCAATAATAAACCTGGTTGTTTTAACGCTTGCTTTCATATAATTTGCTCGTTTATGCCCTTGTCGATAGCCAGGTACCTTGCTATCTTAAACAGGATATAGAATGTCATCCCCGGGATTAATATTTCGGTAAGGCTAACAAATTTAAAGATCATCGACGAGTAAAAAATGCTTGCCGCCAGTTGTAATAAACTAATAAAAAGGAATATAAGACCGTAAGTGAGCATGGGATAGGCAAGCCACTTGTTCTGTATCCTGGCTGATTGGATAATAAAAATAATTACAACGACAATAGACAGCAAAAAAAGAAGATAGTACAAGGATACATTATTTGCCCTGAGTTTAACAACAACAAAGTACAAGGAAATAAAAACATCAACTCCGATGAAGATTTTGCACGTTGTGATAATAGATGCATCTTCCTTCAAATATTTTAATACCATAACCAGGTATATCAATGGTATTATATATACTACTTCATTTAAAACCAGGTGCCATTTAGTTAGCGGTATGTCATTAAATTTCAATATAATAGATATAACTACCGATAACGTGTAAAGTAAATTTACAGCCATCACGTAGTAGGTGCTTTTGGTTGTTACCATTGTTCTGTTTTATCTGAATTGTCTGATAAATAAATTTCACTCAAGCCGGCTTTTATCTGTATGTTTTGTTGGCTTTTAAGCCCCTGCAACACCTTTACAAAAATAAAAACGATGATAAATGTTGGCAAAATTTCCAACACCGTGGAGATATAACTCAGGGCATTAAAATTGATGGATAAGTTATCGGCTAAATACTCAAAAACAAAAGGCAGCCCAAATTGCGCAGCAAGTTTAAACACAAGTGATATACCCCAAAGTTTAAAAGGAATGCCCAATGTAGTATCGGTTATCCTAAAAATTTGGACAACCATATTTAGCATTACCAGAACGTTTATAACCGATAGCGGTATCAGTAACGCCATATTCTGAAACGATAGCGTGAATATTGCCGAAAATACAACGGTTATGCAAAGAAAAAGAAGTAGAGAGATCATGATAATCTTTTTTTCGCCCTTAAATTTTACAATGCAGATCAAATAAAAAATTGAAGAGGCATAAATCACATTTATTAACACCGAAATAACGGTAGACCACGGAGCTGGTAGGTTGAGAGGCATCGCCATGAAACGCAGTATGCTGATAGAAATAACATACGCAACCCCGGCAAGCAGCAGAGCCATGAAAAAGATTGTTTTTTTAATAGTTACTTTCATCGTGTTAAGGCAGCTTTAAAATAATTAAAAAAACGATACAAACAAAATACATATGCTTTGCTCATGAGCAAAAGTTGGTGCAGAACGGTTATTGCATTTTATGGCTATAACCATTTATCACCTGCATCAGTTTATCATGCGGTATAGCATAAACGGTGTTACCATTAATGCCTTTCATGTCTTTGGCGGCTATCATGGCATTTATAATGGCTTCCTCCACGCTTTCAACGGTAGCCTGGAAAACTTTATCCATTTGTTCTTTGGGCAATACGGTCCAGGTTTGCAGGGTGCCTTTAGCGTTATCTTTGGGTGGTACTGTGCTAAATGCCAGGAAAATATCGCCCGAGCTATTGCGACCCACGCCGCCGCAGCGGGCAACACCTAATGATGCGCGTTTGGCTACAAGTTTTAACTGTGCCGGTAATAAAGGGGCATCGGTGCCAATGATGATGATGATAGAGCCATCTTTGGGTTTGGAATTGATAACAGGCAAGTCGCCTTTCCATTCCCTACCAACAGGTACTCCGGATATAATCAAGTCTGTCCGCCTGCCAAAATTGCCCTGTACAAAGGCCCCAACCGTATAAGTAGCCGTATCGATACTAATCACCCTTGACGATGTACCGCTGCCGCCCTTAAACTGGAATAACGACATACCCGTGCCACCGCCAACGTTACCTTCTTCTACTTTGCCTCCATGGGCAGTATTCAGCGCCTCGAACACATCTTCTTTTTTTACGTGAAATCCGTTAATGTCATTTAATACACCATCGAAAGTTTCGGCAGCTACCGGCAGGCCAAAGGAGAAATCAACCAACGAGCCTTTGCTGAAGTTTTTAACATTCCACTCGCCAATAGCATCTCTTACCACACCAACGCTATTGGTATTGGTAATACCGATGGGGCCGTAGTTAAGGCCATATTCGTCAATTACGGTAGTGCCGGTCATTTCACCGTCGCCATTAAGACTAAACCATCCAGCCGGCAGCGGATCGATAGATTTGCCGTTTGGCATAATAACGGTAACACCAGTACGCACCGGGCCTTTGCCGGTAACCAAGGGGCCTTCGCCGCTTATTAATGTCTTGTAGCCCACCAAAACGCCTTTAACATCGGTAATGGCATTGTACTGGCCGGTAGTGCCGTTAAATTTGATACCCAGATCGCGGGCGCGTTGCTGGGCGGCAGCGGCAGCAATGGTTGATATAAAAAATACGGTTAGAGCAAGGGATCTCATTTTGATGTTTGTTAAGCAGGAACCAAAATTCTAATATACCCATCAAAAAATGATAGCGGAAATCATCTGTAACAAAAAAGCCCGAAGTCATAAAACTCCGGGCTCTCAAAATCTTTCGGACTTTCCGTCTTTACTGACTTTCCGACTATCAACTACTCAAAATATTCCTTCATCCGCTCAAAAAAGCTTTTTTCATTTTTGCCCGGATTGGGTTTAAAGTTAGGAGATGATTGTAATTTTTCCAGTATTTCGCGCTCTTCGCGGCTTACAATTTTTGGTGTCCAGATGTTGATGTGCACCAGTTGGTCGCCACGATGGTATGAGTTTACTTCGGGTACGCCTTTGCCTTTCAGTCGCAATATTTTGCCGCCCTGGGTTCCGGGGTCAATTTTTATTTTGGCTTTACCGTCGATGGTAGGTACTTCAACAGTGGTGCCCAATGTTGCATCAACAAAGTTTACATGCAAATCGTAGATCACGTTGTTACCATCGCGTTTTAAAGTTTCGTGCGGAATCTCCTCGATCAAAATGATCAGATCGCCTGGTACACCACCGCGTGGGGCCGCGTTACCTTTGCCGCTCATGCTTAACTGCATGCCTTCGCTCACGCCAGCAGGTACGTTGATGGTAATCAACTCTTCGCCACGCACTACGCCATCACCATGACAAACATTACATTTTGACAGTATGGTTGAGCCTTCGCCGTTACAGGTAGGGCAGGTGCTGGTTGTTTGCATCTGGCCCAAAATAGTATTGGTTACCCTGCGCACCGCGCCCGAGCCGCCACATGTTTTACAGGTTTGAAACGATGCTTTATCTTTTGCGCCGCTGCCATCGCAGGTTTTGCAGACTATTTGTTTATTAACCTTTATTTTCTTTTCGGCGCCGTTGGCAATTTCTTCAAGTGTTAAACGTACTTTAATACGCAGGTTGCTGCCACGGGCTACACGCCTGCCACCGGCACCGCCACCCTGGCGGCCACCGCCACCAAAGAAACCTTCAAACGGACTGCCGCCACCAAATATATCGCCAAACTGGCTGAATATGTCGTTCATATCCATGCCTCCGCCGCCATAACCGCCGCCATTTGGCGATGAAGCATTGGCTGCATGACCAAACTGGTCATACCGCTGGCGTTTCTCGGGGCTGCTTAAAACTTCATAAGCTTCAGCGGCTTCCTTAAATTTTTCTTCCGCCTCTTTGTCACCCTGGTTTTTATCCGGGTGATATTTAATAGCCATTTTACGATATGCCTTCTTTATCTCATCAGCATCTGATCCTTTTGAAACGCCCAGTATATCGTAATAATCTCTTTTAGCCATGTATTTAATTATTGAATTATTGATTTATTGAATTATTGAGTTTTTATAAGTGAATTATTGATTTATTGAATTAGAGGTTGAAAGACTTTTTATCGCTTTCGATTTGTTGATTTAATTACCATGGTAGATAACCAAGTGATATTTCTAAACCTCTCTGATTTTTAAATTCAATAATTCACTAATTCAGTCCCTCAATAATTAACTACGCTCCTACAATTACTTTGGCAAAACGGATCACCCTGTCTTTTAGGGTGTAGCCTTTTTCCATTTCGTCGATAACCTTGCCTTTAAGGTCATCGGTAGGGGCGGGTATATTAGTAATTGCTTCCTGTAGGTCGGCATCAAACGGAGCACCTATTGATTCCATTTCTTTTAAACCTTTTTGGGCAAGTATGTTTTTTAATTTGTTTTGTATCAGGGTTACGCCTTCTTTAACCGGGGCCACGTCAACAGCTTTTTCCATAGAGCGTTGTGCACGCTCAAAATCGTCTAAAACGGGTAACAGGGCAATAATTAAATCCTTGCCTTCAGTTTCCCGGGCTTCGGCGCGTTCTTTTTGGGTGCGCCTGCGGAAGTTGTCAAATTCGGCATACAAACGTAAATATTTATCATTAGCCTGCGCCAGTTCGGTCTTTAATTTATCTTCTGCAGTAGGGCCGGGTATTTCCTCGGTTTCAACAGCCTCAACAGTTTCTGCCTGCTGTTCTTTTAGTTGTTGTTCTTCGGCTAAATTTTCCCGTGTAGGCTCATTAATATTTTCAGGGGTATCCATATTTTCTTTCTTCTTTTTCTTCAACATGTCGTTAAATTTCATAGCTGATAGTGCCAATCAAGTATCCTGCCATAGCCATAAAGCCGACAAGGTGTCAGTGGTGTGTTTTATAACAGGCAGGAGTGGCGCAATATGCGCAAGGCTGACAGGATTATTTGTCTGATTCTTTTTGTCTGAACGGGGAGATTGTCTTAACCGGAATTAAACGAATTTCTTGAATTTATAGAATTTTAAAATTCTGGTCATTGTTTAATTCGTTTAATTCCGGTTCAGATAACTATATCACCGCATCCTCCAAAACCTTACCATTCTCGCACTTAATAATGCGCGATGGGAAAGTGCGGATGATATGATAATCGTGGGTGGCAATTAACACTGCGGTACCCGATTGGCTGATCTGTTTTAGGAGCAATACAATCTCTTCAGAAGTTTCGGGGTCAAGGTTACCGGTTGGTTCGTCAGCCAATATAATTTCGGGGTTGTTAAGTAGGGCGCGGGCAATTACCACACGTTGCTGCTCGCCGCCGGATAACTCATGCGGCATTTTTTTAAGTTTAGAACGCAGGCCAACTTTTTCCAGTACGTCAAGGGTACGTTCGGCTATCAACTTTTTGTCTTTCCAGCCGGTGGCGCGCATAACAAAAAGCAGGTTTTGCTCTATGGAGCGATCTGTCAATAATTGAAAATCCTGGAAAACTATACCCAGCTTGCGGCGTAAATAGGGCACATCCCGGCCCGATAGCTTGCTTAACTCGTACCCGCAGGCATGCCCGGTACCAGCTTTTATGCCCAGGTCGCCGTAAATAACTTTAAGCAGGCTGCTTTTGCCCGATCCGGTAGAGCCTATAAGCCATACAAAATCACCTTTATCAACATGCAGGTTTACGTTTGACAGTACCAGGTGTGCCTGCTGAAAAATATCAACACCATTTAGCTTTATAATAGAGTTCCCAATCATCTTTTTTATAGCTCTAATTTCAGGATCTGCCCAAAAGGTAAATCCTTAATAATATTCATAATATACTCCGCCTTATCCGCCAGCCCCACCTTATCCAACGATTTATCGGGCCTATCTACCCTGAAATAAGCCAGCAACGTAAACTTATCATCCCGCAGCTGTACATAATCGGGTATTTTGGCAACGCCTTTAACTTTTATAATGTGGTAGTTCATGGTTCATTGTTCATGGTTCATAGTATTTTTGCCTTCAAGCTCCGGCTATGATCTATGAACTATCAACTATATGCTTTTCCCCAAAGGTATTGTTATTTTAAAGATTTGACAAAAATTCCATTGTATCAATCCCATCGGCATAATCCCATAATGCGGGGTGCTGGCTTTGGCCGAAGCTTACCACCTGGCTGGCTACATTAATGGTGGCATTGGTAACAATACACTGAATATTGTCGCTTTGTTTTTGTAATAGTTCCTGCGCCTGGGCAAGATCGTCGTAATAGCTAAAATACAGCACGGCCAGTGGCGATGCCAGTCTGTCATCCTCCTTTACCATCAAAAAACCGTTATCAAGATGTTTGTCGCTGTTTACCAGGTAGATGGATTTATTGTAATCGTAATTATTGTTGTACTTATGGTGATGGATGATAGCCTTATGATCTTCAATCGATTCAAAAAAGAAATTGAAATTATAATCCTTCGGCACCAGCAACTTACTCACATTGCGGCAACCCAAGCCATAATAATCAAAAATATCATGGCCAAGGTTAAACAGTTGTTCTGCCGTTTCATCGCCGGTTAGCAGGGCAATACTATTCCTGTTTTTACGGATGATGTTAGGCACTTTTCCAAAGTAGTAATCAAAGTAGCGCGAGCTATTATTGCTTCCGGTGGCTATAACGGCGTTAAAATCGGCTAAGCGCTCTACAAAACTAAACTGGCTGTCGAAGCTGACGTCAATAGCCACTAATCGTTCTAAAACAGTTTTTATCAGCCGGGCGTCTTGTGACGATGCTTTGATTAGTGCGTGATTGCCGGATGCCAGCACGCACAGCACATCATGAAAACCAACCAGCGGGATATTTCCTGCCAAAATAAGGCCCACTTTTTTGCCCGGGGCGTCATTTTCAAGATTGTATTTTGCGAGCCAGGTTTTCAAATCGTCCTCGTTAAGCATTTTACCTATGGCGGTTACGGCTTGCAAAACGCTTTCGGGCGTAAACCAGGCGTTATGGTAGCGTTCGTCTTCAATGATGGTCATTAATTGCGCATCGGGGGCAATTAACTGCTTTCCTAAGGTCGAAAATGAGTTTATGGAATTTTTTATGTTAAATTTTGACATATATATGGTGAGGATTTAAACCCCTAAAGCCTTTTTTTGTTATATTTGTGCGCTTGTAAATTACGGGCAAAGTTAATTGAGATTATTATATATTTAGAAATATGGCGATTAAAATCACCGATGAATGCATAAACTGCGGAGCCTGCGAGCCGGAGTGCCCCAATAATGCAATTTATGATGCTGGTGCGGCATGGCGCTTTAGCGACGGTACCGGCCTTAAAGGAATTATTGATTTTGGAGATGGCAATACTTTAAATGCCGAGGAAACTCAGGCTGCCCTGTCCGACGAGATATATTATATAGTGCCTGATAAGTGTACCGAGTGTGTTGGTTTTCATGACGAACCACAATGTGCTGCTGTATGCCCGGTTGATTGCTGCGTAGATGATGAAGATATCCGCGAAACACAGGAAGAATTGTTAGCCAAAAAAGATTGGCTGCATATGAATGAATAATTTTATAAAAAAAATATTTTGAAAAGGGATTAGCTTGCTGATCCCTTTTTTTTGCTTGTTTTTTAAATAAAATTATTTCGCGTTTAATAATTTAATAAATTAGCCTTGTAAATTTTAGCTTTAATCTCCTCCACAGCTAAAATATATCTTGAAAACCAATTAAAACGGTGTAATTATTGATCGCTTATTGCATCTTAGTTACATTAATTTTTGCATTTAATCTGATCTATGGAATATGGTATTTGTAACCTTGCTGTAATCCCGCTTCGCGCTTTGCCTGATGACAGGAGCGAACAGGTATCGCAGGTGTTATTTGGCGAAACTTTTGAAATTAAGGAGTGGGCCGAACGCTGGGTTAAAATTGTTACAACAACTGATAATTATACGGGCTGGATAGGCAGGCTGCAATTTGCCATGTTCGGGCATGTAGCCTATAAAAGCCAACAAAATATGCCTCCGCCTTTAACTTACCGGGCGGTTACCCAGGCCTGGAAAATTATTGATAACTCAATACTTTATTTGCCTGCAGGCAGCTCACTTGCCGGTTTAAAAGGAACAACCTGCAAAATAGGGAATGATAAATTCGAGATCATTGGCGAAATAGGCGAAAGGGAAGATATAGCAACAACGGCAAAATCATTTTTGAATGCACCCTATTTGTGGGGTGGCCGCACCCACTTTGGCATTGATTGCTCTGGTTTTACACAGGTAGTATTTAACCTTAATAAAATAAAAATAAAACGCGATGCAAGTCAACAAGCCCTGGAGGGCGAAAAAGTTGACAGTTTAAACAACGCCCGTCTGGGCGATCTGGCTTTTTTTAATAATACCGAAGGACGTGTAACCCATGTGGGTATTTTATTAAACGGCGGACAAATAATTCATGCTTCAGGAAAGGTGAAAATAGACCCTATTGATAACGACGGCATTTATTCGGAAGAGTTAAAGCGTCACACACACAATTTGCATAGCATCCGGAGGTTTTTTTAAGCAGGAGCGTACGTTAAAATTTTATATCCCAAATAAAAATATTTTTATCATCACTTACTGATAATAGCTGATCTCCATTCCATGCCAGTTTATTTATTGACAGCGGATGGCTTGAGTATCCTTTTTCGCGGCTGATGATCTTGTACAGTTTAAAATCATCGGCTCCCCAAATTTTAATGCTTTTATCCATGCTGGCCGTAGCGAAGTAAGGCTGGGAGGGGTGGAAGAGGATATGGTTAACAGCAAACAAATGCGCAGGGATGTTTTT
The genomic region above belongs to Mucilaginibacter sp. KACC 22773 and contains:
- a CDS encoding ABC transporter permease is translated as MNKVLLIIQREYLTRVRKKSFIIMIFVVPLLILAMGAIIALVAKDSNNLSTLQIVTVVDDSKIFVDKFRDVSNIKFVVNHKDLNADKAESKKDENISTLYIPADYAKKGSVQIFSKKKSPMQLTDEIEKQMGNIAFDYSMIQHHIDTAVIHSIKRANFSVKTIEITETGDKSSDLGANIAVGIACAIFIYISLFIYGGQVMRGVIEEKTSRIIEVIISSVKPFQLMLGKIIGVGLVGLTQFAAWIILSVVSSKIAGHAFNSPQSPMAGIIATLTTIKVGYILFCFLFYFLSGYLLYAALFAAVGSAVDSETETQQFMFPITLPLLFTYMLSVTVLFRAPDSTLAVWLSIIPFTAPVAMMVRLPFDPAPWQVALSMFMMVVGFLFTTYVAARIYRVGVLMYGKKASFKELSKWFFYKE
- a CDS encoding ABC transporter ATP-binding protein is translated as MLSIRNIVKQYAGHRALDDVSLEVESGQVFGLLGPNGAGKTSLIRIINQITAPDSGEVFFNGQKLNQSHIDRIGYLPEERGLYKKMEIGEQMIYLARLKGLSRDEAQKRLKFWFDKLGMETWWKKKIEELSKGMQQKAQFVATVLHEPDLIILDEPFSGFDPVNAEIIKDEILELNKKGATILFSTHRMESVEELCDAIALIHQSHKILDGTVKNIRNSYRNETYMVEYAGQRLSFNGAQPFDIIGDTITDDDNHTIRIKLNEGYTSNDVLQYLMPQVRINMLQEVIPGMHEIFIEKVNANNKSHE
- a CDS encoding exo-alpha-sialidase: MPGNVQAQTIHNTYKTEAGVPKLNIQRSMIYSPDKEWLYNHHPSIIHFKDKFIAIWSNGLIDEDSPGQRVVYAISKDFVHWSAPVALASPGKVNDTLNVLTAAGLYQYKGTLVAYYGEYTKQRQNTRLWGKTSKDGLHWSNPIDMHVPLIPNHGPEATTSGRLIISGNFLFPYTDDRRGISGWKLSSFYPDSLYTQDNSAAFYAPAARLGLPPLCEGSFFQTDDNVLHMLLRVTGKGWKGKLWLTESKDNGSSWSRPAEVPFSDNDSKFHFGRLPDTRFYYVGIPDTLHHYDRNPLVLSLSKDGQSFDKNYIIANQLYHLKKEGLWKGGQYGYPHTIIYNGYMYVIISRQKEAIEVLRFDFKQLEAH
- a CDS encoding DmpA family aminopeptidase — encoded protein: MRSLALTVFFISTIAAAAAQQRARDLGIKFNGTTGQYNAITDVKGVLVGYKTLISGEGPLVTGKGPVRTGVTVIMPNGKSIDPLPAGWFSLNGDGEMTGTTVIDEYGLNYGPIGITNTNSVGVVRDAIGEWNVKNFSKGSLVDFSFGLPVAAETFDGVLNDINGFHVKKEDVFEALNTAHGGKVEEGNVGGGTGMSLFQFKGGSGTSSRVISIDTATYTVGAFVQGNFGRRTDLIISGVPVGREWKGDLPVINSKPKDGSIIIIIGTDAPLLPAQLKLVAKRASLGVARCGGVGRNSSGDIFLAFSTVPPKDNAKGTLQTWTVLPKEQMDKVFQATVESVEEAIINAMIAAKDMKGINGNTVYAIPHDKLMQVINGYSHKMQ
- the dnaJ gene encoding molecular chaperone DnaJ; protein product: MAKRDYYDILGVSKGSDADEIKKAYRKMAIKYHPDKNQGDKEAEEKFKEAAEAYEVLSSPEKRQRYDQFGHAANASSPNGGGYGGGGMDMNDIFSQFGDIFGGGSPFEGFFGGGGRQGGGAGGRRVARGSNLRIKVRLTLEEIANGAEKKIKVNKQIVCKTCDGSGAKDKASFQTCKTCGGSGAVRRVTNTILGQMQTTSTCPTCNGEGSTILSKCNVCHGDGVVRGEELITINVPAGVSEGMQLSMSGKGNAAPRGGVPGDLIILIEEIPHETLKRDGNNVIYDLHVNFVDATLGTTVEVPTIDGKAKIKIDPGTQGGKILRLKGKGVPEVNSYHRGDQLVHINIWTPKIVSREEREILEKLQSSPNFKPNPGKNEKSFFERMKEYFE
- a CDS encoding nucleotide exchange factor GrpE, with amino-acid sequence MKFNDMLKKKKKENMDTPENINEPTRENLAEEQQLKEQQAETVEAVETEEIPGPTAEDKLKTELAQANDKYLRLYAEFDNFRRRTQKERAEARETEGKDLIIALLPVLDDFERAQRSMEKAVDVAPVKEGVTLIQNKLKNILAQKGLKEMESIGAPFDADLQEAITNIPAPTDDLKGKVIDEMEKGYTLKDRVIRFAKVIVGA
- a CDS encoding cell division ATP-binding protein FtsE, whose product is MIGNSIIKLNGVDIFQQAHLVLSNVNLHVDKGDFVWLIGSTGSGKSSLLKVIYGDLGIKAGTGHACGYELSKLSGRDVPYLRRKLGIVFQDFQLLTDRSIEQNLLFVMRATGWKDKKLIAERTLDVLEKVGLRSKLKKMPHELSGGEQQRVVIARALLNNPEIILADEPTGNLDPETSEEIVLLLKQISQSGTAVLIATHDYHIIRTFPSRIIKCENGKVLEDAVI
- a CDS encoding fructose-6-phosphate aldolase, encoding MNYHIIKVKGVAKIPDYVQLRDDKFTLLAYFRVDRPDKSLDKVGLADKAEYIMNIIKDLPFGQILKLEL
- a CDS encoding acyl-CoA reductase, with the translated sequence MSKFNIKNSINSFSTLGKQLIAPDAQLMTIIEDERYHNAWFTPESVLQAVTAIGKMLNEDDLKTWLAKYNLENDAPGKKVGLILAGNIPLVGFHDVLCVLASGNHALIKASSQDARLIKTVLERLVAIDVSFDSQFSFVERLADFNAVIATGSNNSSRYFDYYFGKVPNIIRKNRNSIALLTGDETAEQLFNLGHDIFDYYGLGCRNVSKLLVPKDYNFNFFFESIEDHKAIIHHHKYNNNYDYNKSIYLVNSDKHLDNGFLMVKEDDRLASPLAVLYFSYYDDLAQAQELLQKQSDNIQCIVTNATINVASQVVSFGQSQHPALWDYADGIDTMEFLSNL
- a CDS encoding 4Fe-4S dicluster domain-containing protein, translating into MAIKITDECINCGACEPECPNNAIYDAGAAWRFSDGTGLKGIIDFGDGNTLNAEETQAALSDEIYYIVPDKCTECVGFHDEPQCAAVCPVDCCVDDEDIRETQEELLAKKDWLHMNE